In one Sphingobacterium daejeonense genomic region, the following are encoded:
- the trhO gene encoding oxygen-dependent tRNA uridine(34) hydroxylase TrhO, which translates to MAQYQTLLYYCYSPIENAEKFAEDHLDFCKSLGLVGRIIVADEGLNGTVSGTPVAVKSYMEHVHADPRFAKTEFKIDDVEELSFIKMHCRYKEEIVHSGLRNPSEIDPNKQTGVHLEPKEFLAMKDQEDVVILDVRSNYEHNVGRFKNAVTLDIENFREFPEKVKELEHLKGKKILTYCTGGIKCEKASALLLKEGFEDVYQLHGGIIKYGKEAGGEDFEGECYVFDNRVTVPVNSVNPSIVSTCRTCGKVTQKMINCANPECNEHFTQCDECGWELDGCCSNECQTHPRKREYDGTGYYVKVPQPVNIEKISKRKHKKLIKN; encoded by the coding sequence ATGGCACAATATCAAACATTGCTGTACTATTGTTACAGCCCTATCGAGAACGCGGAAAAATTCGCTGAAGATCACTTAGACTTTTGTAAATCACTTGGACTTGTCGGACGTATTATCGTAGCCGATGAAGGTCTAAACGGAACTGTCTCTGGAACTCCTGTTGCTGTTAAATCTTATATGGAGCATGTACATGCAGATCCAAGGTTCGCAAAGACAGAATTTAAAATCGATGATGTCGAGGAGCTCTCGTTTATAAAAATGCACTGCCGTTATAAGGAAGAAATTGTGCATTCAGGGTTGCGTAATCCATCAGAAATAGATCCTAATAAACAAACTGGTGTACATCTTGAGCCTAAGGAATTTTTGGCTATGAAGGATCAGGAAGATGTTGTTATTCTTGACGTTCGTTCAAACTATGAGCATAATGTGGGGCGATTTAAAAATGCCGTAACATTGGATATTGAGAATTTCCGCGAATTCCCTGAGAAAGTTAAAGAACTTGAACATTTAAAAGGCAAGAAGATATTAACTTACTGTACTGGAGGAATTAAATGTGAAAAAGCGTCAGCCTTATTGTTAAAAGAAGGTTTTGAAGATGTTTATCAATTACATGGCGGAATAATTAAATATGGTAAGGAAGCTGGTGGTGAGGATTTTGAAGGAGAATGTTATGTTTTCGACAACCGTGTTACAGTTCCAGTGAATTCTGTAAACCCATCGATCGTATCAACATGTAGAACCTGTGGGAAAGTTACACAGAAAATGATTAACTGCGCAAATCCGGAATGTAATGAACACTTCACCCAATGTGATGAATGTGGATGGGAATTGGATGGTTGCTGTTCCAATGAATGCCAAACACATCCTAGGAAGCGTGAATATGATGGTACTGGATATTATGTAAAAGTACCTCAACCGGTTAACATCGAGAAAATCTCAAAAAGAAAACATAAAAAGTTGATTAAAAATTAA
- a CDS encoding TM2 domain-containing protein, with amino-acid sequence MDSQKVDMFLITNNKFFESYQLMEIKDLLTKVDDSKLTNVQIQQYKDPTTVLIVSLLGGTFGIDRFMIGDTGLGIAKLLTCGGFGIWTIIDWFLIMGATKSKNFEKLVTALSY; translated from the coding sequence ATGGATAGTCAAAAAGTTGACATGTTCTTAATCACTAACAACAAGTTTTTTGAATCTTATCAATTGATGGAAATCAAGGATTTGTTGACAAAAGTTGACGACAGCAAGCTGACGAATGTTCAGATACAACAGTATAAAGACCCAACAACAGTTTTGATTGTTTCATTGTTAGGTGGGACTTTTGGAATTGATCGGTTTATGATTGGTGATACAGGCCTTGGAATTGCCAAACTGTTGACCTGTGGTGGTTTCGGGATTTGGACAATCATCGATTGGTTCTTAATTATGGGGGCTACTAAATCCAAGAATTTTGAAAAATTAGTAACTGCACTAAGTTATTAG
- a CDS encoding DUF2752 domain-containing protein: MITGIVCFFAILWLLIDYISWAEITVCPVKLVSGYPCPSCGTTRSIQALMHGHIGEAFMINPFGIISVAILIGVLILLILDLSTKKDYYYKTYWKIELYLQKHKVVSAVLIILVIINWAWNISKGL; encoded by the coding sequence TTGATAACAGGGATAGTTTGTTTCTTTGCCATTCTATGGCTATTGATTGATTATATCAGTTGGGCAGAAATAACAGTTTGTCCTGTAAAATTAGTGAGTGGTTATCCTTGCCCATCTTGTGGAACCACAAGGTCTATTCAAGCATTAATGCATGGACATATCGGCGAAGCATTCATGATTAACCCATTCGGGATCATTTCTGTGGCGATTTTAATAGGTGTTCTGATTTTATTGATACTAGACTTATCAACAAAAAAAGATTATTATTACAAGACCTATTGGAAAATAGAATTGTACTTGCAGAAACATAAAGTAGTAAGTGCTGTATTAATTATATTGGTTATTATAAACTGGGCATGGAACATATCCAAGGGGCTATAA
- a CDS encoding DUF4870 domain-containing protein, producing the protein MEHIQGAINFNPKEISEDEREYASNSYLMSLFALFVGLPLPIFNLIATIIFYLGNRKRPKFVKWHCTQALISQFAIFFFNSAAFWWTISIIFNHKEVTNYYISYIILVLVLNTIEIISTIYTSIQTRKGIHVRWFFFSDLTDKIIEK; encoded by the coding sequence ATGGAACATATCCAAGGGGCTATAAACTTCAATCCAAAAGAAATTTCTGAAGATGAGCGTGAATATGCATCAAACAGCTATTTGATGTCTTTATTTGCATTATTCGTTGGCTTGCCACTACCCATATTTAACCTTATTGCAACCATAATTTTTTATTTGGGAAATAGAAAGAGACCTAAATTTGTTAAATGGCATTGTACTCAAGCGTTAATTTCACAATTCGCAATTTTCTTCTTTAATTCTGCTGCTTTTTGGTGGACTATATCTATTATTTTTAACCATAAAGAAGTAACCAATTATTATATATCTTATATAATCTTGGTGTTAGTTTTAAATACTATCGAGATTATTTCAACAATTTACACCTCAATTCAAACCAGAAAAGGGATTCATGTTCGTTGGTTCTTCTTTTCGGATTTAACTGATAAAATCATTGAGAAATGA
- a CDS encoding M48 family metallopeptidase: protein MKIFGKLLLLICGISIFYFLLMQVDWKAVFEFEKNHDRLEAKLGKLVLDHVKETYEVIDDEQLNSTLDSIFKPILKENYISDKNYDLYLIKSEEVNAFALPDDKIIVTTGLINFLDSSNYLSAILAHEIAHCEKNHVMRALITNFGLDLLLSGSGTGEITNFVTGQAYSRKLEKEADELAVDYLEQAKINPNSIAQVMELFDVYLTSDGDVSWISSHPAPADRKKYLLQKINRLNSEDQLYKNPIHTKTWTGFQNKVTALDNEHSLLDE, encoded by the coding sequence ATGAAGATTTTTGGAAAATTACTCCTTTTAATTTGTGGGATATCCATTTTTTATTTCCTTTTAATGCAGGTGGATTGGAAAGCTGTGTTTGAATTCGAAAAGAATCACGATCGTCTTGAAGCAAAACTAGGGAAATTGGTGCTAGATCATGTAAAAGAGACTTATGAGGTTATTGATGATGAGCAACTGAATTCTACTTTAGACTCGATATTCAAACCTATTTTAAAGGAAAATTATATTTCAGATAAAAATTACGATTTATACCTCATAAAAAGTGAGGAGGTCAATGCTTTTGCTTTACCGGATGACAAAATTATTGTAACTACTGGTTTGATCAATTTTTTGGATAGTTCAAATTATCTATCTGCAATTCTGGCGCATGAAATTGCTCATTGTGAAAAAAATCATGTGATGAGGGCATTGATAACTAATTTTGGCTTGGATTTGTTACTATCTGGCTCTGGAACCGGAGAAATTACCAATTTTGTTACTGGCCAAGCATATTCAAGAAAATTAGAAAAGGAAGCTGATGAACTGGCTGTTGATTATCTTGAACAAGCTAAAATAAATCCCAATAGTATAGCTCAAGTGATGGAATTGTTTGATGTATATTTAACTTCTGATGGTGATGTAAGCTGGATATCTTCCCACCCAGCACCTGCAGACCGGAAAAAATACCTGTTACAGAAAATAAATAGATTGAATTCTGAAGATCAATTGTATAAAAACCCCATTCACACTAAAACGTGGACAGGATTTCAAAATAAAGTCACAGCATTGGATAATGAACATTCATTGCTCGACGAATAA